The nucleotide sequence TGATCGCTATGGGCACGCTGATTTCGGCGCAGGCGCCAGTCAGTTCCATGATGTTTCCGATATCTTCAGTGCGTTTGGCGATCTGTTTGAGGGCTTTGGTTTTCGAAATTCATCGCAACGCGGCGGCAATCGTCCGCGACAGGGTGAAAGCCTGAGAACCAGCCTTCAGATTGATCTACTGGATGCTGCAGCTGGCTGCGACCGTGAAATCCATATCAATCGCCAGGAAACCTGCGATACCTGCCATGGCACAGGTGCCAGACCAGGTACAGAACCAGATGAATGTGATTACTGTGGCGGCGCCGGCCAGGTCGTGCAGTCACAAGGGTTTTTCCGGGTACAGACAACCTGTCCCCGGTGCCGAGGGGCCGGCAAAGTCATCGTCGAAAAATGTTCGGACTGCCGTGGAGAGGGTCGTATCGCACAAGAAACGACTCTGGAAATCAAAGTCCCTGCCGGCATCGACAATGGTATGCAACTCTGCTTGAGAGGCGAAGGAAATCCGGGCGCCAATGGGGGACCGCGAGGTGACTTGTATGTCGTCATCGGCGTTGATGAGCATCCCCTGTTCCGACGCCAGGAGCAGGAACTGAGCTGTCATGTTCCGATCACATATACACAGGCTGCTTTAGGAGCCAATATCGAGATACCAACTTTGGAAGGACGACACGATCTGAAAGTTCCTTCGGGAACTCAGCCAGGTGAAGTCTTCCGACTGAAAGGGCTGGGCATGCCCAATCCTCATGGGGGCCGACGCGGCGACCTGCATGTCGTCGTACAGATTGATGTTCCCAAGAAGATCTCAGAGCGCGAAGAAGAGTTGTTGCGTGAACTGGCAGAAATTGAACACGCGGAAGTCTCTTCTCACCGCAGCCCGAATCGTAATTCGTTTTTTGACAAATTGAAGGAGTACTTCACACATTCCGATTAATCGATGTGAACGTGTGTCAGGAAGCATTCCGTTTTTTTTGTTTTCATATTCAAAACAGTTTGAAACAGCGTAGCAGGTCAGAAAAATGGCAGATATGGAACAACCAGAAGAGATTCAAAACCAGACCGAAGAAATTCCGGTTGAGGAGAGTGAAGTGACAGACGAAGCGCCGACAGTCGAAGAACAGCTACAGTCCGCGATTTCTGAGCGAGATGAGAACCAGGATCGTTTTCTGCGTTCGCAGGCTGAACTGGACAACGTTCGCAAACGGCATCAGAAAGAAATGGAACTGCTCCGCCAGTACGCTGCAGCGCCCTTTATCCAGGATTTATTACCAGCCCTGGATAATCTGAAACGGGCCGTCGATGCCGCTGAAAGTGCTGACCAGGTCGGTGACCTTAAACAGGGCGTCGAAATGGTGGCAAAACAGCTTCTTGACGTGCTCTCCAAACATAATGTGACACCCATTGATGCCCTGGGAAAACCGTTCGATCCGAACCTGCATGAAGCACTGCAGCAGATGCCCTCCGATGAGCATCCACCGATGACCGTCATCCAGGAACTGGAACAGGGTTTTATTCTCAATGACCGGGTGGTTCGCCCCACCAAAGTCATTGTTTCTTCGGGTCCTGCCGAAGGTTAATTACTTCTCATTGCCTTTTCATTGTGAGTCTTAATCGATGCCAACTTATGATTATGAATGTTCCCAGTGTGGTCATAAATGGGAAGAATTTCAGTCCATTACTGCAAAGCCGCTCAGAAAGTGTCCTGAATGCGGAAAGCTGAAAGCAAAACGCGTCATCGGCGCAGGCGGCGGAATCATCTTCAAAGGTTCTGGTTTTTACCAAACTGATTACCGGAGCAGCTCTTACAAAAAAGATGCTGCCGCTGATACCAAGACACAGTCACCGAGTTCCGATTCAAAAAGCAGCGGTGATTCAGGTTCTTCCAGTAAGAGTGGGTCAGCGGATTCCTGATTACCTTTGATATTTCCACTGGAATGATCTATAAGAGAATCAGACCCCGATTTCGCTCCCCTTTTTGTCTGAGGATCCGATGATCCAACCACAAACATGTCCCATTTGTCGCAAGGTTGTCACCTTCCAGGCAAGTGATGATCAATCCCCGTTTCCATTCTGCAGCCAAAAATGCCGTGACGTTGACTTCTTTCGCTGGTCAGATGGCCGTTATGCGATTGTAGAAGAACTCGACCCGCGCATCATCGAGTTGCAGCAACTGGAGCAAGAGGGTGAAGACGATTAAAGAGACTTCATCGGACGCTCCTGCTTTGCCTGAAAGCTCCGAAAGCGAACTTACTGGTGGACTTTCCCCCACCGTGAAGGGCACGTTATATGGACTGTTATCCGCGTTAGCTTATACTGCTGCCAATATCGCACTGCGCGAAGCAGCTGTGGACAACAATGCCGACTGGGCCATCTGGATCTCTGCTCTTAAATCGGTCCCCGCCACTATCGTTGGCTGGGCCCTGGTTGCTTACCGCGGATCGCAGGGACTGCCTGCACTGCCTCCGAGACGACTCGTCCTCCCTTTAATTTTAACCGGGCTTGTCATGCAGTTTGGTGGAAACGTCATGTTTCAATGGTCGCTCAGCCTGGGAGGGTTGGCTTTTACCGTTCCCCTTTGCTTCGCCACACTGTTGACGACGGGGGCTCTACTGGGACGAATTTTCCTGGAGGAGGCCATCACCCCGCGCATGTTCGCCTCCATGATCATTCTGACTGCGGCGATTGTGATCCTGAGCCTGGGCGCCCATCAGGCTGAAGTATCCGTTTTTGAAAATATGGAACACCATTCCAGCTCAATGGCGACTGTGGCACTTACCATCTTTGTGGCAGGGTTTGCCGGCTGTTCTTACGGGGCAGGAGGTGCGGTCATTCGTGGTTCGGTCCGAGGGGAAACATCCATCTCGGCCACTCTGGTTTTGATCAGCACCACAGGACTGATCTGTCTGACGGGTGTCGCCGTTTATCGGCTGGGAATCTCAATCTTCTGGATCACGACTCCCTGGCAGTATCTGGTGATGCTGGTCGGAGGCATCATGAATGCGATTGCGTTTTTCGCCATTGGTGCCTCCATGAAATATCTGACGGTCACCCGCGTCAACCTGTTAAATGCATCTCAGACGGCAATGGCCGCCTTCGCTGGCGTACTTTGTTTTGGTGAACAGTTAACCGTCTGGCTGTTATGTGGTACCGCCCTCACAATCGGCGGTTTATTCCTGATGGAAAAAAAACGAGCCACCATTCCGAACAGCAGCCTGACTCAGACAACCGGAATTTCAACACAGCAAGAAAAAGGTCCTTCTGATGAATCATGACTCCGCTTCACCTGACTGGCCACATAGACAAGCGGAGATTCCCGCTCCTCCCGAATTCCCTTATCCGGAAGTAGACTGTGACTGGCAGGCACTCCATTCTTCGCCAATCATCGATCCGACAGCCTGGGTGACACCGGATGCGATTGTCACCGGAAGAGTGCGTCTCAAAGCGCGTAGTACAGTCTGGCATCAGTGTGTGTTGCGCGGCGATCTGGAGTATATTGAAGTGGGAGAAGAGACCAACGTGCAGGATGGTTCAATCCTGCATACCGATTATCAGCACCCCTGTATTCTCGGTGATCGCGTGACACTGGGACACGCTGCCATCGTACACGGCTCGATTGTGGAAGATGACGCCATGATCGCCATCGGTGCCACGGTTCTCAGCCGCTGCGTGATCGGAAAAGGTGCATTAATCGCAGCAGGTGCCCTGGTACGGGAAGGTATCCACGTACCGCCGGGGACACTCTGGGCAGGCTGTCCCGCCCGGCAGATTAAAGTACTCACAGATCAGCAGCAGGAACGTCTCAAAGCAACCTGGCAACACTACGTGAATCTGGGAGCAGCCAGTCTGCAACGCTTTGGTAGAGATCATATCGACGCGTTAATAACTGAGATTTAACTCTCAGCAGACCTGTTCACAGGTCCAAGCACTCTTGCAAAAACCTGTTACCAGATCTGCTTTTTGCCTCGAAAACAGTAGGTTGTGTATGGTATCCTAAGGAATCAGTTTTTCAATGAAACTAATTAATTCAGGATTATCGAATGAATACCGACCGACCTCAGAGTTCTCCCTCAACGACGCGACGTGAATTTATTAAAAACGGCACGGCAGCTGTCGCAGCCGCTTCTTCATTATCAAGTGTCGCATTCGCTGGTTCCGCTCCGCTGACGGCGCTGCAATCCAGTCTGTTTGCCGGAGGCAGTGATGTGATTCGCGTAGGCCTGGTTGGCTGTGGTGGACGGGGAACCGGAGCCGCCGCTCAGGCACTGGCAGCCGACCCCAACGCCAAACTGGTCGCCATGGGTGATACATTTTACGACCACCTCGACAAGAGCTTTCAGAACCTGAAAAAGAATCCCGTAGCTGAGCAGGTTCAGGTAGACACCGATCACAAATTTGTCGGCTTCGATTCGTATCAGAAAGTGATTGACTGTGTCGACGTCGTGCTGCTGACGACACCGCCCCACTTCCGTCCCATGCAACTGCGGGCCGCCATTGAAGCTGGCAAACATGTCTTCGCTGAAAAGCCGGTTGCCGTTGATGCCCCCGGCGTACGATCCGTTCTGGAAACCTGCAAGCTGGCAAAACAAAAGAACCTTTCGATCGTCTCCGGACTCTGCTGGCGGTATCACGAAGGGATGCGGGAAACGTTTAAGCAGATTCATGATGGTGCAGTCGGCGATGTAATGGCCATTCAATGCAGTTACAACACCCGTGGATTATGGATGTTTGAGCGGCAGCCCGAATGGAGCGACATGGAATGGCAGATGCGCAACTGGCTGTACTTCACCTGGCTTTCCGGGGATTTCAATACCGAGCAGCATGTCCACAGCCTGGATAAAATGGCCTGGACCATGAAGGATCAGACCCCCCTGGCCTGTAGTGGAACCGGCGGTCGACAGACCAGAACCGGGAAAGAGTACGGCAATGTCTTTGATCACTTTGCCATCGTTTATGAATACCCGAATGGCGTGAAAGGTTTCAGCCGCTGTCGACAGCAGGATGGATGCGCCGTCGATGTTTCCGACCATGTCTTTGGTACCAAGGGACGTGTCGATGTCTTTAAACATCGTATTTATGATCCGAAAGGCGAAAAGACCTGGGACTTCCGGGGTAAAAGTAAAAACATGTATCAGGTGGAACATGATGAATTCTTCGCAAGCATTCGCTCTGGCGAACCCATTAATAATGGCGACTACATGACGAAGAGTACCATGCTGGCGATCATGGGGCGTATGGCTGCTTACACGGGTAAATCAATCACATGGGACGAAGCCATGAATTCAAAAGAAGACCTGACCCCGGCCAGTTATGAGTGGGGGCCGATTCCTGTTCCGCCGGTCGCCATGCCCGGTATCACAGCGTTCAAATAGAAGCTGATTGACCGAAGTCCTACATCAGCCAATTTCAAAACGTCTGCAGTTTTCCTGCAGACGTTTTTTTTTGGACAAACTGTCGCATTACCATATTATTCTGTTCGTAGAAATTCTCTGAGATTATTGAGTTTTCCGAAACATTTTCTCGTCTCCCGGGTTTGATATTTGTAGCTTAAATGTGATTGAGGTACACAGTCGCTTCCACTCATACAGCAATTCTTCACAACCGGTGTTAATTCAGTGAAAACAGACTGTAAAACCTTATTTCAATTTAATATACAACCAGTGTTGTAAACCCACTGGTTTAGGACACTTAACATTTCTGAATCACATTCCCGGAGACCCTCAAATGCGTATGTCACGTTTATTTTCAACTGGTGCTGCCCTGCTTGCCATCAGCGCCACCACACTTGTATCAGCACAGCCTCCAGAAGGGAAAGACCGTCCGGAAAGAGGCGATCGTCCTGAAGGACGTGAACGTGGCGACCGCGACCGCGGCCCTCGGGAAGGTGGTCCCCGTGATGGCAGAGGAGGTCCTGGTGGACGTCCTAATTTCATGTTGATGTTACCGATCTTCATTACTCTGGACGTAAACAAGGACGGCGAACTCTCGAAAGAAGAGATTGAAAACGCCACCGTCGCACTCCAGAAACTGGACAAAGACAAAAACGGAAAACTGACCGAAGATGAATTGCGTCCCGATTTTGGTGGTTTTGGCCGTCGTGACGGAGACCGTCGTGGACCGGGAGGCCCTGGTGCATTTGGACGTGGTGAAGGCGGCCGTGGTGGTCGAGGCGGCGATTTTGTCGAACGAATGATGGCTAACGACAAGAATAAAGACGGCAAACTCACCAAAGAAGAACTGCCTGAAAGAATGCAGTCCATGTTTGATCGGGTGGATGCCAACAAAGACAAGGAAATTGATAAAGCCGAACTGACTAAAATGGCAGAACAGTTCAACTCCCGCAATCGATCCGGTGGCAGAGACCGTGGCGAACGCGGTGGTCGTAACTCAGACGGGGATCGCCCCAAGCGTCCCGAATCTGATAACTAGTGTGCATCACATTTAAATGTAGCGTCTCTCAATCTCGTATACTCGAGTCAAACAGCCCTGGAGACGTTACAGTAAAACTGTGACACAGACTAGCCTGTATTTTGAAACTCACTGTTATCCGTTTGGTTTATTAACGCATTCAGTTTCAGGGAATATGCCATGCAGCCCAAAATTGCTGTCTTCGCTTTGTTGATGTTCATTTCCTCAAGCGTTCAGGCAGACTGGATGAGGTTTCGTGGACCAAACGGATCAGGGGTTTCAGATGAAAAACAGGCCACTCCTGATAGATGGAGTCCTCAACAGAACCTCAAATGGAAAGTGGCTCTGCCAGGTCATGGCTCATCCAGCCCGATTATCGTAGGTGATAAAGTTTTTGTCACCTGCTGGTCGGGCTATGGGATGACTCGCAATGATCCCGGAGATCAAAAGGATCTGCGCAGGCACCTGGTCTGCCTGGACCGAAAATCAGGAAAAATTCTCTGGGACAAAACAGTAGATCCAGTACTTCCGGAAGACATCTATACCGGCATGTTCGCCGAGCACGGTTATGCCTCCCATACCCCCACTTCTGACGGAAAAAACGTCTATGCCTATTTCGGTAAATCGGGAGCAGTCGCTTACGATCTGGATGGAAACAAGCTGTGGCAGACCATCGTCGGCGATGAACTGGATCCCCGTAGATGGGGTTCTTCTTCCAGCCCGATTCTCTACAAAGACCTGTTGATCGTAACAGCAACGGCAGAAAGTGAAGCCCTGGTGGGGCTCGATAAAAAGACCGGCAAAGAAGTCTGGCGACAGGAATCGACGGGCTTTAATGCGACCTGGGGCACACCCGTTCTGGTCAAAGGGAGTGATGGTGAGACAGACCTGGTTCTGGGTGTTCCTTATGAAATATGGGGCATGAATCCAGAGAATGGCAAACTACGCTGGTACTGCGAAGCCATGGACACAGACACCTATTGTTCCAGCGTGATCGCTGAGAACGGTATTGTCTATGGCATTGAAGGGCGGGGCGGCGGATCCATTGCTGTCAAAGCAGGTGGAAAAGGCAACGTCACTAAAACAAACATACTCTGGACGGGACGTGATGCCAACCGGATTGAAACGCCGGTAATGTACCAGGGACGAATTTATTTCTTCTCACGCGGTATCGTCAATTGTATCGACGCCAAAACTGGAGAACGGATCTTCCGTGGTCGACTGGAATCAGGAGATTCAGTTGCCACGGACGACCGGGAAGAGGAAGCGGGCGGCAACCGCTTCGGCGGACGTTCTGGTCGAGGTGGCGGTGGCGGTTTTCGTGGCAGTGATTATTCTTCACCGGTCATCGCAGATGGTAAAGTCTATTTCACATCCCGCTCGGGTGAAACCTATGTCATCAAGGCCAGCGCTCAACTGGAACAGATCTCTGTGAATCGTCTGACCGATGAAAATGAAGATTTCAGCGCATCACCTGCGATCAGCGATGGAGACCTCTTTATCCGCTCAGACAAACACCTGTATTGCGTGGGTAAATAAAGACTGTGAAAGCAGAATCAAATCGATCTATTCGCCTTGAATCGTTACGACCAGTCTGCGACTGCCGCCATGATTGCGATGCTCACACAAATAGATTCCCTGCCAGGTTCCCAGACAGAGGCGCCCTTCGCTGATCGGGATCGTCAACGAATTTCCAATCAGCGACGCTTTGACATGTGCGGGCATATCATCGGGTCCTTCACAGGTATGCACGTAAGGAAATGATTCCGGTGCAATCTTGTTAAATGACATTTCCAGATCCACGGGGACATCCGGATCTGCATTTTCATTGATTGAAAGTGAAGCGGAGGTATGCATGATAAAGACATGCATTAAGCCAACCTTGATCGTTGAGAGTTCTGGAATTTCACTGAGAACTTCTTGAGTGACAATATGAAAACCACGTCGAAACGCAGGCAGACGAATCTGCTTTTGTATCCAGGCCATGATGGATTTCTCTTTCAAACGTTGTGAGTGCGATCCGGAGCCGCTGCACATTGCGCCCGCCAGCGTAACCAATGGTCGGCCAGCGTGATGGCAATCATTGCTTCCGCGATGGGAACGAAGCGAGGCAACAGACAGGGATCATGCCGCCCCTTTGTGCGAATCGTTGTTGCCTCTCCCTGGCTGGTAACCGTCGGCTGTTCGATCAGCAGACTGCTGGTTGGCTTGACCGCTGCTCGAAAGACAAGGGGTTGCCCCGTGGAGATCCCACCCAGATTGCCTCCATGACGATTCGTGTCCGTCCCAATTACAGGTTCCCCACTTTCGTCGCTCTCTTCAGCAATGAAGTGATCGTTATTTTCACTGCCCCTCATGGTCGCACAGCCAAACCCGGAGCCATATTCGACTCCCAGAACGGCGGGAATACTGAACAGGGCTTTGGCTATATCTGCTTTCAGTTTGTCGAAAACCGGTTCTCCCAGTCCCGCGGGGACATTGATGGCAGCAATTTCTGCGACGCCACCAATCGAATCGCCATCTTTTCTGACAGAATCGATGAAGTCGAACATCTGACGCGCCAGATCATGATCGGGACAGCGGACCGGGTTCAAACTGCCATCCGAAAATGTCTCGACCTGTGCTGCTGTGATCGAAGTCGGATCGGAGATTTTTGCCTTGAGATGTCCGACCTGGGTCACATATCCGATGATGCGTCCACCGAATGCGGCATTCAGAATTTTTTTGGCGACCACACCCGCTGCAACACGGACATTCGTTTCACGTGCACTGGAACGTCCACCGCCACGGTAATCGCGAAAACCGTATTTGGCGTCATAGGTGTAGTCCGCATGCCCCGGGCGATATTTGTCTTTGATATCGCTATAGTCTTTACTCCGCTGGTCCTCATTACGGATGAGAATCGCCAGACTGGTTCCTGTTGTGATTCCCTCAAACACGCCGGAAAGGATCTCGGGATGATCTGCTTCTTTACGCTGCGTGACAATCTTGCTTTGTCCCGGTTTGCGGCGATTGAGATCAACCAGCAGATCTTCCACGCTGATTGGAATCCCTGGCGGAACGCCATCTATAATCACGACATTGCCCGGACCGTGGCTTTCGCCTGCTGTTGTAATCCGAAATGCTTGTCCAAAACTGTTTCCTGCCATACCCTGATTGTAGCGGGACTTCAAGGAATTTCATCCTTCCCGGCTGTCTCCACGGTATGAATTCAGCGAGAAGGTAGGAATTGTTCCGAATATTCCCGCTACAAACCTGCAGGAACTGGTGCTGCCCGCTAAAATACCCGGGCTAAACAGGGTTTCCTGAACCAGCCCTGTGTAAATGTATCGAACCAGCAGGGCCGGTAAAGTACCAGAATAGAAAGATGTTTGACCGTGTCGACACAGCCACCCCAGCAATTTCAGACGCCTCCCGTTTCAGGTTGCATGATACTGAGTCTGATGATTTTTATGGGCTGCATGCTCCCATTGATCTTTGTCGATCTTGCAGAGACTGCCTTACGAAATCTGCACCTCAGTCCACAGGCTGCCATCCTGGTTCTATTTGGAATGATCTTTGGCTCTCTGATCAACTTCCCCATCGCAAGGTTTCCCCTTGACCGGGAAGTAAATGTTCCCGTGTTTGAGTCTCTGGCCGGTATGCAACTGATGCCGAAGATGCAACGCTTGAGGCAGGAAGCAGTTATTGCCGTCAATCTGGGAGGTTGCGTGATTCCCGTTTTACTGGCGATCTGGCTGTCTCGCTTTATTATTGGAGGGGGCATCACACCGGTTCTGGTAACAATCGTGGGGATCTGCCTGAATACCATGGTCTGTTATCGTACCTCACGGCTGGTACCGGGAATGGGGATTGCCATGCCGGTCTTCATCCCGCCCCTGGTGTCGGTCATCGCAACGATTCTCGGCTTTGGGATCATCGGACCGCTGACCGGTAATGCGGATATGAATTACCAGGCTTTGTATGCCCCGATTGCCTTTGTGATTGGTATTTCCGGTCCGCTGATAGGAGCCGACCTGTTTCACTGGAACGATTTCAAAAAACTGGATTCCCCATCGATCAGTATCGGCGGTGCCGGGACCTGGGACGGAATCGTCCTCTCAGGCATGATCGCCGCACTTATTGTTTGAGGGTTTCTGTTTTCAACAGGCTCTCTACAAAAGGGATTACATCCCGCTTGTAGGTGTATCCTTCTTTGCCGTATTCTCGGCGTTCATTGTCAAATCGTTTCGCCTGCTTGCCCTGCCGATCATAAACATAAGTCGCCGGCATTGAAGCCAGATCCAGTGTGGGAAACAGTTCCTCTGCGGGCACATTACTGACGATATTCGTCATATAAGCCTTGTGTTTAGTGAGAAACTTTTCGACCGGTTTTTTATAATACTCGGGTGGATAATTCTTGCCTCCGAAGTAATCACAATTGAAAGAAACACAAACAACCTCGTTCGGGTACTGATTCTGTAAAGAAACAAGATCCGGAAATTCACGCAGACAGGGAGGACAGGATGTTGACCAGAGATCAACGACCACAACTTTCCCCTGATTTTCTGCGATGAACTGCTCAACATAGCGCCAGTCAGCAATTTTCAGCGTGGGTTTCACAACCGGTATACCACTCACACTGCCTGACTCGTTTGATTCATTCACATCAGCCCCACACCCCGAAAGCAGAAATAAAAGTGTCGCACAAATCACGGGGAGCAGGATTTGCTTTTCTTGAAAAAAGATTGTGAATGTTTGTCGTAAATTGAACTTCATTCTCTTGGTACTCTGTCATAGAAAGCTTTACACTCTAATCTACGTTCAAGTTTACTAAACTGTGCTGAAAACGAACAGATTAGTAATAGAGACGCGAGGTTCAGACAGCATTTATCTTAAACTCTGAATCAATTTTGATCCCCACCCTGTGGGACAGTTCCGAACATCCCAATCCATTTCTGAAGGAAAGTAGAACCCGTTGGTCTGGTGGCATTATTTATTACTGGCGGGTGTTGGCTGTATTGCCGGTATCCTGAATGTTCTGGCAGGGGGGGGCTCACTTATACTGATGCCCATCATGGTGTTTCTGGATATTCCCGGAGCCGTCACAAATGGTACTGTACGTATCGCGATTTTAGGTCAGAACCTGACGGCAGTCGCCGGTTTTAAACAAAAAGGCTTTTCTGATTACCGCCTCAGCCTGACCCTGGCGCTGTGCGCACTGCCCGGTACTGTCATTGGCGCTTTTTTAGGCACTAAACTCAGCAATGCCTGGTTTAATCGCGTCCTGGCAATTATCATGTTGGGAGTTCTGGTAACAATGATTCTTGGTAATCGTAAAAAGAAAAAACCAGAACCGAAAGAGGAAGAAACTTCAATCAGTTCATCAATCGATGGGAATCTTTCCGAAACCACGGTTTCTGAACCTTCGGTATCCGTCACCGGTTATCTGTTGATGGTTCTGGCAGGATTTTATGGAGGATTTATTCAGGCGGGTGTCGGTTTTATTCTGATAGCCATTATTCATAATTTGATGAATATTGATTTAGTACGAACCAATATGCATAAGGTGTTTATCGTAGCCGTCTATACGATCGCAGCGATCGGAATCTTTGCATGGCAAGGGCAAATCTGGTGGCTTACCGGATTGATCCTGATGATCGGAATGTCGATTGGCGGCTGGATTGGATCAAATCTGGCCGTTAATAAAGGGGATGCATTCATCCGCACAGTTTTATATATTGCCCTTGTCTGCATGTCGATCAAACTACTATTTATGTAACAGCAATCGTTCATTTTTGGATGATTGTCTTTTTCAGATCATGAAACGGGTTTCCATGTTGTGGCGACTGAAACAAACGGTGGTTTATCTGTCCCTGTTGATTCTGGTGGGAACGGTTTCCCTGACCGGCGGCATTGCAGATGATCCTGAAATCAGAACTGCATTTGACGCAAAACGCTCGTTTGACTATCTGACCAGAATCTGTCGCCTCAAATCACGTATCAGTGGTTCTCCCGGCATGGCGGCGCAGCAGAAACTCATTCTGGACCATTTCAAGGAACTCAAAGCAAAAGTCCAGTTCCAGTCTTTCGATGCCCCGCACCCGATTACCGGGAACCCGGTGCGGATGAATAATATGATTGTCAGCTGGAATCCGGATGCCAAAAAACGTATTCTGCTGGCCTGTCACTATGATACAAGGCCGTTTCCCGATCGTGATCGAAATAATCCCCGGGGTTTATTCATTGGAGCAAACGATGGCGGTAGTGGCGTCGCCTTTCTCATGGAGCTGGGAAACGTAATGCCGACTTTGAAAGTCAGCCACGGCTACGGAGTTGATTTCGTCTTCTTTGATGGCGAGGAACTGGTCTACCGTCAGAATGATCCTTATTTTCTGGGTTCGAAATATTTTGCCGAGCAGTACAAAAATGAACCGCGTGAATTCGAATATGTCTACGGCGTCCTGCTGGATATGATCGCCGACAGGAATCTCGGAATCTACATGGAGAAAAACAGTCTGAAGTATGCGCCGCAGTTAACACACAGCATCTGGGATGCAGCTCGCAAAACCGGGGTGCGGGAGTTTTTTGCTCAAGCCAAATACGAAATCAGGGATGACCATCTCCCCCTGAATGAAATTGCCGGCATCCCGACATGTGATATTATTGATTTTGATTACCCGGCCTGGCACACGACCCGCGATATTCCCCGTTACTGTTCTGGAGCCAGTCTGGAAAAAGTGGGAACCGTGCTCATCTACTGGCTGCAGAACCTGCCAGAGTGAAAGAACGTTTTTCATGTATGTATTGCCCGATTCAACGATTACCGCCCGCTACGAAATGGAATCAGAGGCATGATTGATTCACTGCTGTTACATCGCGTGCAGTTTGCTTTCACGGCTTCCTTTCATTATCTGTTTCCCCAGTTGACGATGGGACTGGCGCTATTAATTTTCATCCTGAAATGCATAGGCTTACGTGGCAATCCCTGGGCCGATGCCGCCGCGCGGTTCTGGTTAAAGATATTTGGACTCACTTTCCTGATGGGAGTCGTCACAGGCATTCCACTCGAATTCCAGTTTGGAACCAACTGGGCGCAACTTGTAAAATCGACGGGATCGATCCTGGGACAAACCCTGGCGATGGAAGGGATCTTTGCATTTTTCCTGGAGTCCACCTTTCTCTATCTGCTGATCTTTGGTGAGAAGAAACTGGGAAAACGATTGCATTGCCTGGTCTCTTTCCTCCTGTTTGCAGGTACCTGGTTAAGCGGATATTTCATCATTTGTACGAATGCCTTTCTGCAGCATCCAGTCGGCTACCGGATCGGAGAAGATGGCATCTACCAGCTGACCAGTATCTGGGCGTTACTCAGCAATCCCTGGGCGATCAAACAATATCTGCATACCATG is from Gimesia maris and encodes:
- a CDS encoding M28 family peptidase is translated as MLWRLKQTVVYLSLLILVGTVSLTGGIADDPEIRTAFDAKRSFDYLTRICRLKSRISGSPGMAAQQKLILDHFKELKAKVQFQSFDAPHPITGNPVRMNNMIVSWNPDAKKRILLACHYDTRPFPDRDRNNPRGLFIGANDGGSGVAFLMELGNVMPTLKVSHGYGVDFVFFDGEELVYRQNDPYFLGSKYFAEQYKNEPREFEYVYGVLLDMIADRNLGIYMEKNSLKYAPQLTHSIWDAARKTGVREFFAQAKYEIRDDHLPLNEIAGIPTCDIIDFDYPAWHTTRDIPRYCSGASLEKVGTVLIYWLQNLPE